The genomic window GGAAGTAGAGCCCATATGCGCAGTCCCTCGCCGCCACTACCAGCGCGCTCTGTCCCTCCACTGCCTGCAGCACCACGGCCTTACCCGCGGCTCCTgtgcgcaccccccccccctgccgACAGAGAATGCGGCTCACGTGGCTGACAAACCAGGCAACTCCCACAGGCCAGAGAATGGTGTGGCCAGACCGCCGGGCCTGTGCCAGGAAGGACAGGGCGGACAGTCCGTCGTGCCCTGGGACATGGCCATGTTCCAGACAGGCGTTCAGGAGGTGTTTGTGGACTGCCCGTTGCGGCGCAGGACTGGCCTTGGGAACCCTGGCTCCAGGCAGGGGGCCCCTTCTGCGTGCCCGCAGCTGGGCCTCAGCCAACAGGACTAGCAGGTGGCAGTGGGGCTGATAAGGGCATGCCTGGCCACTCCTGGGGGCACAGACCCAGGGGCCCACGCAGGGGACAGTTGCAACTGTTGGCCTGGGCCCGGTTTCGTCTTGGGGAAGGAGGGATTGCCCGTGCCCACAGGCATGGGATGGTGTGCGGAAAGGCACGCTGGCCGCGCGAGGCAGGGAGCCAATGGGCCAGGACAGGACGGGCAGCCAGCTCCACCCAGCTGGCAGAGACCGTGCCTGCCGCCAGGAAGCCTGGGTCCCGGGGGAGGCCACCAGACCGGAGGGACCCCGAGGTCCTTCCACACTCCACCCCAGGCTGGGTGAGGATCCCCACGGGTCAGGCATGGGTGGTGTGGGCACCAGGGCCCTGCCTATGGCACTCCTGCTGGCTCCTTAGCCTGTGCGTGGCCCCTTCCCGCACTTCCTGTGAAGTTCAGAAAATGAAGCAGGACAAGAGAAGGCGAGGGTAAGGGGTGGGGGCCGGCCCAGCACGGGCGGGACCTGCCCTCCGCACCCCTGCGGCAGCGGGCCGGGGCTCCACGGTCCTGTGTCCAGCATGGCCTGGGCTCAGGGGTCCTGAGAAGGATCCTGTCCGCCCGACACTGAAGCCACCAGTGCTCGGCCGCCACCCCCACGCGGGACCCCAGgcccccccctgccccgcccctcgtGCTGCGCCCCACTGGCCACCACCCGTGCGGTGAGGATGCCCCTGCCCAGCCCGGTCCGCGTGGCCGGCCGCTGCACCCACGTTACCTTGCCGCACGGACACGTAGCGGTGGTTGGCGGCCACCAGCACCACCTGCGGGTGACTCTCCTCCAGGTCGAAGAGCTCGTCCTTGCCCGGCCGCGTGTTGCGGCCCGCCCTGAGTGTGCCGGCCGGCCCCACAGGCGCCAGGTAGTGGCCGTCGGTGTCCTTGAAGGCCAGCTTGCCGGCCTTGAACTCGAGTGTGTAGCGGGCCTGCGGCTCAGGCTCCCGCACCAGGCGGCCGTCGCTGCGCAGGTAGCGGCTGTCACAGGACCGCAGGCAGTATTGCCGGCTCCGGAAGATGAGCGTGATGAGCGCGTCCACGCCCCAGGGCCTGTCACTGTCGGCCGCCATCTCGTCCTCCTGCGCGCACAGGTGCACGTAGCGCCGGCGGCTGACGCTCAGCAGGTGCGCCTGCGGGTGGGTGGCCAGGTGCACGGTCCAGAGCTCGGCCGCCGAGATGGCCGTGGCGAAGCAGGACAGCTGGTCCTCGGTGCCACCGAAGAAGCGGCCGTGCGGCTCCGACCGCAGCGCCCAGCGCCCGTCGGGCTGCGGCAGCACCAGGAAGCGGCAGTCGCGGCCCGGTCGCTCGGCCTCACAGGCCACGCGCCCGTCCTCCTCGGCGGACAGGTAGCGGCCCAGGTGGCTGCTGCGGAAGAGCACGGCGCAGCCCtgccccgggtcaggctccagCACCCACGTCTGCTTCCTCTTGAGGCTGGGGGCCGAGGCGTTGACCTTGAAGCCGAAGTTCTCGGCCGTCAGGTAGCGGCCGGTGTCGTTGACGAGGCCGAACTGGACCTTCAGCTCCTGGTGCAGGCCGTTGGTGGGCATCTTCAGGGCCGGCCCAGCACCCCGCGAGGGGCCTGCGAGGCGCTCTCCGCGTGCTCACAGCCCCCGAGGTCCCCCCGAGGCCCGGCCGGCGGCATGGACCCGCCACCCTCTGGCCAGTGGCTGCGGGCCCGCGGGTGGCAGCGGACGGGCTGGGGGGGGCGGATCAGAGCTGCGCCGGCTTAGGGACAGCGGCTGCCTTTTGTTACCCCAGCTTGGATTTCAGCCACTCGCGGACTGCTCCAGCGGCCGGAGCCCCAGGGCCAGCAGGGGTGGAGAGCTCCGCCCGCCGAGGGCTGACCACCTCCCTGTCCACACTGGGGCCGTCCGGCCCTGCGCCCCGCCTCCCGGCCCCTGCGCCGCTCAGGCTTTCTCCTCGCTGTGCCCCACGCCAGGGCCCCCAGACCCAGTGCACGGACTCACCAGCCCAGCTCCTTCCCAACGTCGAGAAAGCTGCCTGGTGGAAAACTCAGCGAGACCGCAACCCGATCGCAGCCCTCCGCCCCGGCGGCCGCCAGAACCCCCGCCAGATCCAGTTACTGCTTCTCTGATTCCTGGTGCCAGGAGCCCAGCAAGGCCCCCCAACTCCGGCAGCCTGGAGCTGGAGTCGCGTGCCGTCCCCCTCAGCCATCCCCGGGCTGCAGCCGGCAGCCCAGGACCTGCACCTGCCCCAGGGTGGCCGGGGCGGGGAAGGTGGCACCCAGGGGATGTGGGGCCGGGGAGTGGCCACGTGTGCCCTGGTGCCCCTATCCTGGCACCCAGGCCCCAGCCAGGGTCACGCTCACTCACATCAGGCCAGGCGGCCTGGCTGTGCGGGGCCGGGAGGGGGCCCCGGTCCGCGGAGTGTGAACACAGAACAAGGGCCATCCTGAAGCCGGCGGCAGTCGGACCCAGGGTCAGAGGACCAGGCCTCGGCTGACCCCTGTGCCTTAAGCACCTCAAGAAGCCCACGAGGCTGCTCCCCTTTCCCTGCGTGAGCTGTGGTGAAGCCAGCCTTGCTGCGGGGGCCTGGGGACTGTTTCTCCTGTGGCTGGGGCAACTCGCCTGACGTGCGGCGTCTTTATGGAGCCTGGTCCCAGGTGCGCTTGGGGGGCAAAGCCCTCTCAGCAGAAGCAGTGTGGCCAGCCCGCTAGGAGAGGCCAgaagctgcccccaccccaccccacccccgccgacCCAGCACCTCCAGCCGCAGCCCCCACCTGGctgtgctccctcctccctgagTCCAGGGGGCCACATCCCCGGGGACCCGCAGGGGCCAGCCCAGCCGCACcctgcctgtctgtctcctgCACCTGCCTCAGGGGCTGGGAGCCAAGTAGTGAAACTAGAGCTGCCCGGCCTGGTCCCAGGCCAGCCTCGGTGTCCTCTTCCTCATCACAGTGTGTGACCCTCAGGCCTCCCTGGGGGAATGGGCCCGGGGCCGCGGGCATTTCCAGCCACAGCCTTGTGGGCTCTTGATGCCGCAGGCTCACTGCTCTGACCCTCTGGGGGCCATGATGGGGCCCAGTGCTGTGAGGGTCCAGccgagggtgggggctggggtcgGGCAGGCCAGACGGCTCGGGCGTCCTTCCCTCAAACCCGGGCAGCAGCTTCAGTGCCCGGCAGCACCGAGGACCAGGGTGGGACGCTGGGAGACACGCCCGGGCCCCCATCCCCCCGGCAGTGCTGTGCAAGCTGCGAGATGGTCCGGGGGCTGGTCTAGCCCTGTCCACCTCTGTGGCCCCCACTCGCTGATGGGGCACCAACTGTGGGCCTGACTGCGCTGCGTGCCAGGTGCCCGCCGGCAGGGAGAGACGGTCCAGGGTAGCACCCCCTCCCCACGGAGCGTGCCCAGGGCCCAGGCCTTGCCTCGATGCCAGGCAGATGTCCCTGGTCTGGGGGTACACGCCATGAGGCTATCCGCACCTGTTTCTTGCTGCGTCTCCCTCTGTGCCACCCCCAGGCTTGTAGGGACACCCACAGAGCAGGTGTTCACTGGCACTGGTCAGTTCGTCAGGGCTCAGGGGGCCTGGGGGCAGGTGTGCCCATGGTCTTCCCAGCTGCAGCTAGGCTCTGAAGGAGCCCGGAGCGCCCAATTGGCACGAAGGCCTCATTAGCGCTGACTGGCGCTGGCAGGGCGCTCATGGACATCACGTGCCCCGTGGGAGGAAGCCCAGCTGCCAGGCGCTAAGTGGGCCTGGCTCCAGGCAGCCGCTTGGTGGCAGAGCCAGAAGTGGCCTCTCGGTCCCTGGGGACCCGCAGCCCCAGGTGGGCGTGGCGTGGGGCTGCCTGGCACTGACTCACGGTGCGAGCTAAGGGGGGACCTCAGTCCCCAAGGGGGACGCTTAGAAGTGGGCCCCCCATCCCAGACTTCCTTGCAAGGAGGTGTTTGCATGGATggccccccacagccccccaggACCCAAGCCCCAAGCCCAGATGCCTGCCAGGGGTCACGGTTCCTCTCTCGATCCCCTGTAAGGCTCCGGCGCACAGTAGGTACTGGAACATTCGGTGTGATGGGATGAGCCTCTGCAGGGAGGTGAGGCAGTGTGCGTGCCGGGGTGGGCGTGCGTGCAAAGGTGCACACAGATGGTGTGGGACAGAGGGAGCCACGGTCAGTGGCTGGGCCAGCCCTGGCCCTGGCGAAGCTTCTCTGGATCCCAGCCTTAGAGTCCGTCCACCGCTGCCCAGCAGGGTGATCAGGTTGTGCACAGCACAAGGGAATCCGGGTCAGGGACTACGTGTGAGAGCCTGTGGTTGCTGTGTCCTCGGCCGTGTCCTCAAGGACACACGCGCCCCTGCCAGAGGGGGCCACACAGCCACCCATGTTGGGCACACAATGCCTGCGGCGTGTCCAGAGTCCCCTCGGAGGCATCCGAGGTCACCTCTGAACCTGCCCTCCTGGGGGTTGGGGTGTCTGTCCGGTGAGTGTGCACTGCCTTGGGTTGTCGTCTGCCACCCCCGGACAGGGCCTGAGGACAGGAGTCAGGGTGCCTGACGTGTCCACTTCAACATGCATGACTTGCTTTCCCGGACACagagaggatgcctgggtgagtGGCTCCCCTGCAGCCCCCCCCATCTCAGGGAGTGGCCAGGCCCAGACGGACACAGCCAGACAGACCCTGCTGTCTGGAGCAGGACCCGGAAGGCAGAGGTCCGCCGACTCTCAGACGCTCCCAGCGTGCAAGGGGGGGCCAGGTCCCTGGCCTGCTGCCTCCCCAGTGAGGTCCAGCTGaggcccccagccctggcaccTACCCTGGATTTCTCAGGGAACTTCTCCTTCCCTGGGACGCTGGGGGACGGGCAGGCCCCAGGAGGGGCTGCGGCAAGGGAAGGGAGTCCTGGTCCCGTAGATCTAGACCGCCAGCCTTGGCTGCTACCGCCCAGCCCGGGCTTCCACCCAACACGCCGTGTGCTGCCATGGTGACTGGCACGTGTACCAGGCCGGACGCCCGGGGAACACGCTGGTGGTGTGAGCTGGCGCGGGTCCCATGGGTGCCGGCCGGGGAGGGGGTGGTTTCCCACTCGGGCTGGCCTGGAGCCCTGGAAGCTGGAAAATGGCCGGGGACGGAGGGATGTCCCTCGGCCGCACCTGTCCTGGGCCCGGGTTTTGGCACCCCGTGTGGGCAATGCCAGCTGTGCCCTTCCTTCCCCGCCGGCCAGTGAGTCTCTGGGAATTCACACAGAGGAAATCCCCAGTGCTCCACCCCCGCCTTCCTGGGTCCCCGCCTCAGCCACTGGGGCGCCGCGGCTCTCGCACATCTTCCTGGCCCAGGGGGTCCCCGGCACTGAGCCGTCCCATGGCCAGACCACTCTGGCCAGCCCCCTTCGGGGCCTCTGCCCCCAgggctcctctgcccctccctggggtgAGGCCAGGGCTTTCCTGCTGGGCCCGGACCAAAGGCCGTGATTTCCCTGTTCCCAGGCCCAACGTCTGCTCCTGGGGTCCAGCTTGGCCAGTGCCCAGGGACCAGCCTGCTGCATTGTTCCTGAAAACAGGCCCGAGGCTGGGCTGCCTCATGACTTTTTCATGGCGGAGCTCGGCCGCTCTGAAGTTCCACTTACACGGGCAGGCGGGGCCTGGGTTGGCTTACCGGAGGCTTGCGGGCGGTTTAGGGTGACAGGCTCCCTTCCGTGGcgcagggaggagagggcagtGTTGGAAGGAAGCGTGGGGAGGCGGCTCCCGCATCTCATGGCGGCCCCGTGCGAAAATCCACGCActtccctccccaccatcccGACCCCCCAAGACCCCTCCTGAAGGCAGGGCAGCGCACTGAAATGTGGTTTTCATGGGCTCCTCTCCTGCGTGGCCCTCCTCCTCGAAGGGAGAGCTGCTGGCTGGCAGGGAAGCCCCCCGCCCCGGCACTGCCTGCGTAGAAAGCTCGCTCTTGTCCCTTGCAAAGTCATGAAGTCTTGGGGAGGGGTGCTTATctccagaggggaggggaggggagagagggaggcaggcttcgGGCTGTGCCGGAGTCCCAGGGCCCCAGCAAGGCTAACCGTCAGTCCCTGAAGGGACCACAAGGGCGGCACAGGGCATCTCAGCCCGCCCAGATGTGACCGCTGCGGTCTTCGGACACCCAAACCCCAGGACTTTTGCGTATTCCTGGAACAAGGGGGGAGGAGCTCCAGAGTATCTGAGAGCAAGTCTCCGGCTGCACAGGGCTCCGCAGCAGGACCAGAACAGCTCCGGGAAACTAGGTGACTTTTACCGTGCAGCTGGGCTTTGAGACGCGCCG from Mustela nigripes isolate SB6536 chromosome 16, MUSNIG.SB6536, whole genome shotgun sequence includes these protein-coding regions:
- the FSCN2 gene encoding fascin-2 isoform X1 — protein: MPTNGLHQELKVQFGLVNDTGRYLTAENFGFKVNASAPSLKRKQTWVLEPDPGQGCAVLFRSSHLGRYLSAEEDGRVACEAERPGRDCRFLVLPQPDGRWALRSEPHGRFFGGTEDQLSCFATAISAAELWTVHLATHPQAHLLSVSRRRYVHLCAQEDEMAADSDRPWGVDALITLIFRSRQYCLRSCDSRYLRSDGRLVREPEPQARYTLEFKAGKLAFKDTDGHYLAPVGPAGTLRAGRNTRPGKDELFDLEESHPQVVLVAANHRYVSVRQGVNVSANQDEELLHETFLMQIDQETRKCTFYSSTGGYWTLVTHGGIHATATQVSANTMFEVEWRGRRVALKASNGRYVCMKKNGQLAAVSDFVGEPPPSYPPRGGRRAGLWRLSPSSPPGEDEEFILKLINRPILVLRGLDGFVCHRRGSNQLDTNRSVYDVFHLSFSDGAYQIRGRGGGFWYTGSHGGVYSDGERPEDFVFEFRERGRLAIRARGGKYLRGGASGLLRADSDTPAGVALWEY
- the FSCN2 gene encoding fascin-2 isoform X2; this translates as MPTNGLHQELKVQFGLVNDTGRYLTAENFGFKVNASAPSLKRKQTWVLEPDPGQGCAVLFRSSHLGRYLSAEEDGRVACEAERPGRDCRFLVLPQPDGRWALRSEPHGRFFGGTEDQLSCFATAISAAELWTVHLATHPQAHLLSVSRRRYVHLCAQEDEMAADSDRPWGVDALITLIFRSRQYCLRSCDSRYLRSDGRLVREPEPQARYTLEFKAGKLAFKDTDGHYLAPVGPAGTLRAGRNTRPGKDELFDLEESHPQVVLVAANHRYVSVRQGVNVSANQDEELLHETFLMQIDQETRKCTFYSSTGGYWTLVTHGGIHATATQVSANTMFEVEWRGRRVALKASNGRYVCMKKNGQLAAVSDFVGEDEEFILKLINRPILVLRGLDGFVCHRRGSNQLDTNRSVYDVFHLSFSDGAYQIRGRGGGFWYTGSHGGVYSDGERPEDFVFEFRERGRLAIRARGGKYLRGGASGLLRADSDTPAGVALWEY